In Euphorbia lathyris chromosome 10, ddEupLath1.1, whole genome shotgun sequence, a single genomic region encodes these proteins:
- the LOC136208364 gene encoding uncharacterized protein, whose translation MVGGVNRKVSASSARAHTRRANQNSSFKLPSGIFTKVLLVFVVGILAWGYQTIQPPPTKICGSPGGPSITGPRIKLRDGRYLAYKEHGVSKDVAKYKIVFQHGFGSSRHDLVVENHLSPEFSEQLGVYIVSFDRPGYGESDPHPSRTLKSLTSDIEELADQLGLGSKVYIIGYSMGAELTWSCLKYIPHRLAGALLLTPAINYWWPGFPANLSTEAFCKMLPEDQWAFRVAHYTPWLSYWWNTQKWFPGSAIIANHPAIFSQQDKEILAKFDRTSNFLGYEKQQGEAESIHRDAAIAFGNWEFDPMDMENPFPNNEASVHLWQGDEDLLVPVKLQRYIAQSLPWIHYHELPGSGHLFPFIDGMFEKMIRLMLTGE comes from the exons ATGGTAGGAGGTGTCAATCGGAAGGTATCTGCGAGTTCTGCTAGAGCTCATACTAGAAGAGCTAACCAAAACAGCTCTTTCAAGCTTCCTTCAg GGATCTTTACGAAAGTATTATTGGTTTTCGTTGTGGGGATTTTGGCATGGGGTTATCAGACGATACAACCTCCTCCAACCAAGATATGTGGCTCTCCAGGTGGACCTTCTATTACAGGACCAAGGATAAAGCTTAGAGATGGGAGGTATTTGGCCTACAAAGAGCATGGTGTCTCAAAAGATGTGGCCAAATATAAGATCGTATTTCAACATGGTTTTGGTTCTTCTAGGCATGATCTTGTCGTTGAAAATCATCTTTCACCG GAATTTTCCGAACAATTAGGTGTCTATATTGTGAGCTTTGACAGACCGGGTTATGGAGAGAGTGATCCTCATCCAAGTCGAACGTTGAAAAGCTTAACTTCGGATATTGAAGAGCTTGCAGATCAATTGGGACTTGGATCTAAGGTCTACATAATTGGGTATTCCATGGGTGCTGAGTTGACTTGGAGCTGTCTTAAGTACATTCCTCATAG GTTAGCAGGGGCATTGTTATTAACTCCAGCTATCAACTACTGGTGGCCTGGTTTTCCAGCTAATTTATCGACTGAAGCCTTCTGCAAAATGTTACCAGAAGACCAATGGGCATTTCGTGTTGCCCATTACACTCCTTGGCTATCCTATTGGTGGAATACTCAAAAGTGGTTCCCTGGTTCTGCCATTATAGCTAACCACCCTGCTATTTTTTCCCAGCAAGACAAAGAGATTCTGGCTAAGTTTGATAGAACATCAAATTTTTTG GGATATGAAAAACAACAAGGAGAAGCTGAATCCATTCACCGTGACGCAGCGATTGCATTTGGGAATTGGGAATTTGATCCTATGGATATGGAGAATCcatttccaaataatgaagctTCTGTTCATCTATGGCAAGGAGATGAAGATCTCTTAGTGCCTGTTAAGTTGCAGCGGTACATCGCGCAGAGCCTTCCCTGGATTCATTATCATGAACTACCAGGTTCTGGTCATCTGTTTCCTTTCATTGATGGAATGTTTGAAAAAATGATAAGGTTAATGTTAACTGGAGAATAG